In one window of Drosophila mauritiana strain mau12 chromosome X, ASM438214v1, whole genome shotgun sequence DNA:
- the LOC117147709 gene encoding GTP-binding protein drn-1 isoform X2 has translation MRALSISSADAFILVYDVTDATTFEEVRTIRDQIHETKATTAVPIVVVGNKIDLLADGETEREVEYATTESVVTVDWENGFVEASASSNENITQVFKELLAQAKITYNLSPALRRRRQSLPQQIGNNGPGTPLHHHQHHTQHHNSGGGTSASTSSAAAAASTSGGSGSHAPTPAQLQHLQRIQERSLGAKRNSCIIS, from the exons ATGCGAGCTCTTTCCATATCCTCGGCGGATGCTTTTATTTTGGTCTACGACGTAACCGATGCCACCACTTTTGAGGAGGTGCGCACAATTCGCGATCAGATCCACGAGACTAAGGCCACTACCGCGGTTCCAATTGTGGTTGTCGGGAACAAGATCGATCTCTTAGCAGATGGAGAAACCGAGCGAGAG GTTGAGTACGCCACCACAGAATCGGTAGTTACTGTGGACTGGGAGAATGGATTTGTAGAGGCTTCAGCTTCCAGTAATGAAAACATTACCCAG GTGTTCAAGGAACTGCTGGCCCAGGCAAAAATAACTTACAATCTGAGTCCGGCCCTCCGTCGTCGTCGTCAGTCGTTGCCGCAGCAGATTGGTAACAATGGACCCGGCACCCCGTtacaccaccaccagcaccacacCCAGCACCACAATTCTGGAGGTGGTACCTCCGCTTCTACCTCCTCTGCAGCCGCAGCTGCGTCGACTTCCGGGGGATCCGGATCCCATGCTCCTACACCTGCCCAGCTGCAGCACCTCCAAAGAATCCAGGAGCGAAGTTTGGGCGCCAAACGCAATTCGTGCATCATTTCCTAA
- the LOC117147709 gene encoding ras-related protein Rap-2b isoform X1, with the protein MRGRHLRRRFSLQPSFMKDDNAEDKPKRDKVGRNNAVDDAIGPANARHKIVVMGSAKVGKTSIITQFLYNTFSTKYKRTIEEMHQGNFSIAGVSLTLDILDTAGSYEFPAMRALSISSADAFILVYDVTDATTFEEVRTIRDQIHETKATTAVPIVVVGNKIDLLADGETEREVEYATTESVVTVDWENGFVEASASSNENITQVFKELLAQAKITYNLSPALRRRRQSLPQQIGNNGPGTPLHHHQHHTQHHNSGGGTSASTSSAAAAASTSGGSGSHAPTPAQLQHLQRIQERSLGAKRNSCIIS; encoded by the exons ATGCGTGGCCGCCACTTACGCCGCCGATTCAGCTTGCAGCCCTCGTTTATGAAGGACGACAATGCCGAGGATAAGCCAAAGCGTGATAA GGTTGGTAGAAACAACGCAGTAGATGATGCCATTGGACCGGCCAACGCACGCCACAAAATCGTCGTCATGGGCTCTGCAAAAGTGGGAAAAACGTCAATAATCACCCAGTTTCTGTACAACACATTTAGCACCAAATACAAGCGGACCATTGAGGAAATGCACCAAGGCAACTTTTCCATCGCCGGCGTGAGCCTTACCCTTGATATTCTGGACACTGCCGGCTCATACGAG TTCCCGGCGATGCGAGCTCTTTCCATATCCTCGGCGGATGCTTTTATTTTGGTCTACGACGTAACCGATGCCACCACTTTTGAGGAGGTGCGCACAATTCGCGATCAGATCCACGAGACTAAGGCCACTACCGCGGTTCCAATTGTGGTTGTCGGGAACAAGATCGATCTCTTAGCAGATGGAGAAACCGAGCGAGAG GTTGAGTACGCCACCACAGAATCGGTAGTTACTGTGGACTGGGAGAATGGATTTGTAGAGGCTTCAGCTTCCAGTAATGAAAACATTACCCAG GTGTTCAAGGAACTGCTGGCCCAGGCAAAAATAACTTACAATCTGAGTCCGGCCCTCCGTCGTCGTCGTCAGTCGTTGCCGCAGCAGATTGGTAACAATGGACCCGGCACCCCGTtacaccaccaccagcaccacacCCAGCACCACAATTCTGGAGGTGGTACCTCCGCTTCTACCTCCTCTGCAGCCGCAGCTGCGTCGACTTCCGGGGGATCCGGATCCCATGCTCCTACACCTGCCCAGCTGCAGCACCTCCAAAGAATCCAGGAGCGAAGTTTGGGCGCCAAACGCAATTCGTGCATCATTTCCTAA